The Bos taurus isolate L1 Dominette 01449 registration number 42190680 breed Hereford chromosome 18, ARS-UCD2.0, whole genome shotgun sequence genome has a window encoding:
- the COQ8B gene encoding LOW QUALITY PROTEIN: atypical kinase COQ8B, mitochondrial (The sequence of the model RefSeq protein was modified relative to this genomic sequence to represent the inferred CDS: inserted 1 base in 1 codon) — protein sequence MWQEVGGLLRATCGQLGRTIGRPCGALGPGPRCWGPCGDFGAQKLHHDGPGRGLGEEDIRKAREARIRKTPRPQLSDRSRERKXPASRISRLANFGGLAVSLGLGALAEVAKKSLLGGGVQSEGGSQPGSSLFLSEANAERIVQTLCTVRGAALKVGQMLSIQDNSFISPQLQRIFERVRQSADFMPRWQMLRVLEEELGGDWQAKVASLEEVPFAAASIGQVHQGVLRDGTEVAVKIQYPGVAQSIQSDVQNLLAVLKMSVALPEGLFAEQSLQALQRELAWECDYRREAACAQNFRQLLADDPFFRVPAVIQELCTTRVLGMELAGGVPLDQCQGLSQDIRNQICFQLLRLCLRELFEFRFMQTDPNWANFLYDASSHQVTLLDFGASREFGTEFTDHYIEVVMAAANGDKDRVLQKSRDLKFLTGFETKAFSDAHVEAVMILGEPFATQGPYDFGAGDTARRVQGLIPVLLRHRLRPPPEETYALHRKLAGAFLACARLRAQIACRDLFQDTYHRYWASRQA from the exons AtgtggcaggaggtggggggccTACTGCGTGCGACCTGTGGACAGCTGGGCCGGACTATTGGTCGGCCTTGTGGGGCCCTGGGGCCGGGGCCCCGCTGCTGG GGGCCATGTGgggattttggggcccaaaaacTTCATCACGATGGGCCTGGCAGAGGCCTGGGTGAGGAGGACATTCGCAAGGCCCGGGAGGCCCGGATCAGGAAGACGCCCCGGCCTCAG CTGAGTGACCGTTCTCGAGAACGCA TACCCGCCTCCCGCATCAGCCGCTTGGCCAACTTTGGGG gacTGGCTGTGAGCTTGGGGCTGGGAGCACTGGCTGAGGTGGCCAAGAAGTCCCTGCTCGGAGGAGGTGTACAGTCAG AGGGAGGCTCCCAGCCAGGCTCCAGCCTTTTCCTGTCGGAGGCCAACGCTGAGAGGATCGTGCAGACCTTGTGTACAGTTCGGGGGGCTGCCCTCAAGGTTGGCCAAATGCTCAGCATCCAGG ACAACAGCTTCATCAGCCCCCAGCTGCAGCGCATCTTCGAGCGGGTCCGCCAGAGCGCCGACTTCATGCCACGCTGGCAGATGCTG AGAGTTCTCGAAGAGGAGCTCGGCGGGGACTGGCAGGCCAAGGTGGCCTCTCTGGAGGAGGTGCCCTTTGCAGCTGCCTCCATTGGGCAGGTGCACCAGGGCGTGCTGAGGGACGGCACAGAGGTGGCCGTGAAGATCCAG tACCCAGGCGTTGCCCAGAGCATCCAGAGTGATGTCCAGAACCTGCTGGCGGTGCTCAAGATGAGCGTGGCCCTGCCGGAGG GCCTGTTTGCTGAGCAGAGCCTGCAGGCCTTGCAGCGGGAGCTGGCATGGGAGTGTGACTATCGTCGTGAGGCGGCCTGTGCCCAGAACTTCAG GCAGCTGTTGGCAGATGACCCCTTCTTTCGGGTGCCGGCGGTGATTCAGGAGCTGTGCACGACGCGGGTGCTGGGCATGGAGCTGGCTGGAGGGGTCCCCCTGGACCAATGCCAGGGCTTGAGCCAGGACATCCGGAACCAG atCTGCTTCCAGCTCCTGAGGCTTTGTCTTCGGGAGCTGTTTGAGTTCCGATTCATGCAGACAGATCCCAACTGGGCCAACTTCCTGTATGATGCTTCCAGCCACCAG GTGACCTTGCTGGACTTCGGGGCAAGCCGGGAATTTGGGACCGAATTCACAGACCATTACATTGAG GTGGTGATGGCTGCAGCCAATGGAGATAAAGACCGGGTCCTGCAGAAATCGAGAGACCTCAAGTTTCTCACAGGCTTTGAGACCAAG GCATTCTCAGATGCCCACGTGGAGGCTGTGATGATCCTGGGGGAGCCCTTTGCCACTCAGGGCCCCTACGACTTTGGGGCGGGTGACACTGCCCGCCGCGTGCAGGGCCTCATCCCTGTGCTGCTGCGGCACCGGCTTCGCCCACCACCCGAGGAGACCTACGCCCTGCACCGAAAGCTGGCTGGGGCCTTCCTGGCCTGCGCCCGCCTCCGTGCCCAGATCGCCTGCCGGGACCTCTTCCAGGACACCTACCACCGCTACTGGGCTAGTCGCCAGGCATAG
- the ITPKC gene encoding inositol-trisphosphate 3-kinase C (The RefSeq protein has 2 substitutions compared to this genomic sequence): MRRCPCRGSLSEAEAQALPAAARMGLAAPRGGRRRQPGQQRPGPGAGGPVGRPEGGGPRARTEESNRHTEPERASLGLESGADGRAEPEAAGLGAETERPNPTTEPGKSILRTHLGGSSHWSELETAGDWTETGTDGFWADPHRTDLQSQPQRTNLWAQPGVDGPWTELEKYGSQTQSERAKPRADNLCTQNRSSVRTQPEGVPLSTERSADSSWKQPFTEGSRTQKGTEDSWTELHTDGSQIQQDTETAWKQLDPGGFPTQDTDGLWSQPGTDGPQTEPRTDCLLGEPNQDDSLEEPEHRELVTHLYSHLEGSTLTPVPRLIITPETPEPEARPGGPPSQLEAGSGGFSSASSFDESEDDVVAGGGGASDPEDRSGNKPWKKLKTVLKYSPFVVSFRKHYPWVQLSGHSGNFQAGEDGWILKRFCQYEQRSLEQLMRDPLRPFVPAYYGVVQRDGQIFNQMEDLLADFENPSIMDCKMGSRTYLEEELVKARERPRPRKDMYEKMVAVDPGAPTPEEHAQCAVTKPRYMQWRETVSSTSTLGFRIEGIKKADGTCNTNFKKTQKLEQVTKVLEDFVDGNHTILRKYVARLEELREALESSPFFRTHEVVGSSLLFVHDHTGLAKVWMIDFGKTVALPDHQTLSHRLPWVEGNREDGYLWGLDNMICLLQGLAQS, translated from the exons ATGAGGCGCTGCCCGTGCCGGGGAAGCCTGAGCGAGGCGGAGGCCCAGGCGCTGCCGGCGGCAGCCCGCATGGGACTGGCGGCGCCGCGAggggggcggcggcggcagccAGGGCAGCAACGACCTGGGCCCGGAGCAGGGGGCCCGGTGGGGCGGCCGGAAGGGGGCGGGCCCCGGGCCCGAACCGAGGAGTCCAACCGCCACACCGAGCCCGAGAGGGCCAGCCTCGGGCTTGAGTCGGGGGCCGACGGACGGGCTGAGCCTGAAGCAGCTGGCCTCGGAGCGGAGACCGAGCGGCCCAACCCAACGACGGAGCCAGGCAAGTCCATTCTCCGGACACATCTAGGAGGGAGCAGCCACTGGTCAGAGCTGGAGACAGCCGGTGACTGGACAGAGACTGGGACAgatggcttttgggctgatccacACAGGACTGACCTCCAGTCTCAGCCCCAGAGGACTAACCTCTGGGCACAGCCAGGGGTTGACGGGCCCTGGACAGAACTAGAAAAATATGGGTCACAGACCCAGTCAGAGAGGGCCAAGCCCAGGGCTGATAACCTCTGCACCCAGAACAGGTCAAGCGTCCGGACCCAGCCAGAGGGGGTCCCTCTCTCAACAGAGCGCAGTGCTGACAGCTCTTGGAAACAACCGTTTACCGAGGGCTCCAGGACGCAAAAAGGTACCGAAGACTCCTGGACGGAGCTGCACACTGATGGCTCCCAGATACAACAGGACACTGAAACAGCCTGGAAGCAGCTTGACCCCGGTGGTTTCCCAACACAAGATACCGATGGATTGTGGTCACAGCCCGGCACTGACGGATCCCAGACGGAGCCTAGGACAGACTGCCTTTTGGGGGAGCCCAACCAAGATGACTCATTAGAAGAACCAGAACACAGGGAGTTGGTGACTCACCTGTACTCTCACCTGGAGGGTAGCACCCTGACCCCTGTGCCCCGCCTCATTATCACTCCGGAGACCCCTGAGCCTGAGGCTCGACCAGGGGGACCCCCCTCCCAGCTTGAGGCGGGCAGTGGTggcttctcctctgcctcctctttcGACGAGTCTGAGGATGACGTGGTGGCTGGGGGCGGAGGTGCCAGCGACCCCGAGGACAGATCTGGG AACAAGCCGTGGAAGAAGCTGAAGACAGTTCTGAAGTATTCGCCCTTTGTGGTCTCCTTCCGAAAACACTACCCTTGGGTCCAGCTGTCTGGACACTCTG GGAACTTTCAGGCAGGAGAAGATGGTTGGATTCTGAAGCGTTTCTGTCAGTATGAGCAGCGCAGCCTGGAGCAGCTGATGCGTGACCCCCTGCGGCCTTTTGTGCCAGCCTACTATGGCGTAGTGCAGCGGGATGGCCAGACCTTTAACCAGATGGAAGATCTGCTGGCAGACTTTGAGAACCCCTCCATCATGGACTGCAAGATGGGCAGCAG GACctacctggaggaggagctggtgaAGGCGCGAGAACGGCCCCGGCCCCGGAAGGACATGTATGAGAAGATGGTGGCTGTGGACCCCGGGGCCCCCACCCCCGAGGAGCATGCCCAGTGTGCGGTCACCAAGCCCCGCTACATGCAGTGGAGGGAGACCGTGAGCTCAACCTCCACCCTGGGCTTCCGGATCGAGGGCATCAAG AAAGCCGATGGGACCTGCAACACTAACTTCAAGAAGACGCAGAAGCTGGAGCAGGTGACAAAGGTGTTGGAGGATTTTGTGGACGGGAACCACACAATCCTG AGAAAGTATGTGGCACGCCTAGAAGAACTTCGTGAAGCTCTGGAAAGCTCCCCTTTCTTCAGGACCCACGAG GTGGTAGGCAGTTCCCTCCTCTTTGTGCACGACCACACCGGCCTGGCCAAGGTCTGGATGATTGACTTCGGCAAGACCGTGGCCCTCCCTGACCACCAGACGCTCAGCCACAGGCTGCCCTGGGTTGAAGGCAATCGCGAGGACGGCTACCTCTGGGGCCTGGACAACATGATCTGCCTGCTCCAGGGCCTGGCCCAGAGCTGA